One Chaetodon trifascialis isolate fChaTrf1 chromosome 12, fChaTrf1.hap1, whole genome shotgun sequence DNA window includes the following coding sequences:
- the cd302 gene encoding CD302 antigen has protein sequence MMESLSRKLCPRSVLCCVFVLCTQLQLSLTGDCPADGRTWVPFQDRCYHFVHGEEDKIKSYTFQRAQTLCQGFELLTVQSAEENDFVIKYSPAVWKGIVNVWLGMYYDTNNDEMRWLGEDPLQFTNWEDGSFPSDLVPLDTCVALHSNTGKWENVSCLDNVENGVICETEQKAEEAKPKPSALLSALVILSVVAIVGVSAVVWFLHQKHSPGSSIFTAFEYHPPFRVMETDRSCLVEAEETDSVP, from the exons ATGATGGAGTCCCTGAGCAGAAAGCTCTGTCCTCGCTCcgtgttgtgctgtgtgtttgtgctgtgtacgcagctgcagctcagtctgACGGGAG ACTGTCCTGCAGATGGACGCACCTGGGTGCCATTTCAGGACAGATGTTACCACTTTGTCCACGGAGAAGAAGACAAAATCAAATCCTACACGTTTCAGAGAGCACAAACCCTCTGCCAAGGATTTG AGCTTTTGACCGTCCAGAGTGCCGAGGAGAATGACTTTGTCATTAAATATAGCCCAGCAGTGTGGAAAGGCATTGTCAACGTGTGGCTGGGAATGTATTATGACACAAACA ATGACGAAATGAGGTGGCTCGGCGAAGACCCCTTGCAATTCACTAACTGGGAGGACGGCTCTTTTCCATCCGATCTCGTGCCTTTAGATACATGTGTGGCTCTGCACAGCAACACAGGGAAGTGGGAAAATGTCAGCTGCCTGGATAACGTGGAGAATGGAGTGATCTGCGAGACGGAGCAGA aggcAGAGGAAGCTAAGCCGA AGCCCAGCGCGCTGCTGTCCGCCCTGGTCATTCTCAGTGTGGTGGCTATCGTGGGAGTCTCTGCAGTCGTTTGGTTCCTGCACCAGAAGCACAGTCCTGGCTCCAGTATCTTCACGGCATTCGAGTACCACCCTCCGTTCCGAGTCATGGAAACGGACCGGTCCTGCCTGGTGGAGGCTGAGGAGACTGACAGTGTGCCGTAG